Genomic segment of Bdellovibrio bacteriovorus:
AAACGTCAGGTGTAGTCATGTCTGAAAAGCAGCGCCTGGATGTCTATCTTGTTGAAAAGGGATTGGCCCAGTCGCGCACCCACGCACAAGAATTGATTGAAGCAGGACAAGTTTTTCTTGTTGAGGGAACTCAACGACGCGTCTTAAAAAAAGCCAGTCAGTCTGTTTCTACTGAAAACTCCGTCATCGTTGAAGCCGGTCCCGCGAATAGATTTGTGTCTCGAGGTGGGTTGAAGCTTGAAGGGGCTTTGCAGCATGTGAAGCTTTCCACTAAAGATTTAAATGTTTTAGACGTTGGAATTTCGACGGGGGGATTTACAGATTGCCTTCTTCAGTCGGGTGCCAAGTTTATCCTTGGTGTTGACGTCGGACACGGACAAGTTCACAGCAGCCTTTTAAAAAATCCAAAACTTAAAGTCTGCGAGGGCGTCAATGCTCGTGGTCTTTCCAAAGAAACTTCGGTTCTTCAGTATGTCCCTAAAGAAAAATTTGATCTAATTGTGATGGACGTTTCGTTCATATCGATCAGCTTGATAATTCCAGAACTTTCTTCTTTCCTAAACTCTCAAGGCGCATTGCTGAGCTTAGTAAAACCCCAGTTTGAAGTGGGCGTTGAAGGCCTGGGTAAGGGCGGCATAGTTAAAGACGAAAGGCTTTATGCCGAAGTGGAAAAGAAAATTCGCGAAGTTTGCGCACAAAGTTCGTTTGAAGTCCTGGATTATTTCCCTTCACCCATCGAAGGCAAAGATGGAAACCGTGAGTTCTTCATTTATTGTCGTCATTTAAATAGAATCTGACAAAGTTGGGTGCTAGGATCATTTAAATAAAAAAGGGGAAACAATGCGATTGATATTCTCTCTAGGTTTCATTTCTTCTTTGATCTTTGTTGTGGGCTGTCAGTCCATTCGCACGCGCGAGGACATGCGTAAGCCACCGCAACCGCGTCCAAGCCAAACCCCGCAACAGCCGACTCCACAGCCGCCACCCATTGAATCTGATGATGACGAGGAAGTTGCTGAAGTTCCAGCTCCGCCACCTCCTCCGGCGCCAGTTATTCCTACAATGCCTAAGATTGGAATTATCTTAGGGGCTGGTGGTGCAAAAACTTATGCGCACATTGGATTTCTTCATGAACTCTCTCGCGCCAAAGTTCCTGTTCACGCAATTGGAGGCGTTGAGTTTGCAGCACCCATGGCGGCCTTATTCGCGAATAAAGAACAAGCTAACGATGTTGAATGGCAGATGTTTAAGCTCAAAGGTGAAGACGTTATTAAAACGTCTTTATTGGGTTCGGTAAGTAAAAACGCCGATGTGACGATCTTAAAAGATTTTGTGGGGACCGCATTTAATCGGGCTAAGGCCGAAGACTTCCGCATCCC
This window contains:
- a CDS encoding TlyA family RNA methyltransferase encodes the protein MSEKQRLDVYLVEKGLAQSRTHAQELIEAGQVFLVEGTQRRVLKKASQSVSTENSVIVEAGPANRFVSRGGLKLEGALQHVKLSTKDLNVLDVGISTGGFTDCLLQSGAKFILGVDVGHGQVHSSLLKNPKLKVCEGVNARGLSKETSVLQYVPKEKFDLIVMDVSFISISLIIPELSSFLNSQGALLSLVKPQFEVGVEGLGKGGIVKDERLYAEVEKKIREVCAQSSFEVLDYFPSPIEGKDGNREFFIYCRHLNRI
- a CDS encoding patatin-like phospholipase family protein, giving the protein MRLIFSLGFISSLIFVVGCQSIRTREDMRKPPQPRPSQTPQQPTPQPPPIESDDDEEVAEVPAPPPPPAPVIPTMPKIGIILGAGGAKTYAHIGFLHELSRAKVPVHAIGGVEFAAPMAALFANKEQANDVEWQMFKLKGEDVIKTSLLGSVSKNADVTILKDFVGTAFNRAKAEDFRIPFACPSYNMKKNQVYLMNRGALDQLMYLCMAYPPFFKPYQAQNISGVRDVTALANYLRSKGANYIVLVNVLQPPGGKNYTLDAAATDNVLWNEIAGLYNKPFAGVDTVVYLDTTNYGIMDFDKRREIMNKGADSAARQLKTLTRKWGL